DNA from Pseudomonadota bacterium:
TATGCGCCCAAGAAGATCAAGAGGAGAATTCCCGGGCTACTGTATCGTGACCCGGAAGCTCACCGTGGCGACATCGGCCGGGTTCAGCGTGACAGCGTTGACTGTCACGATGTTCGCGGCGAATACGCCCTGATCAGCATCAGCCTCTTCCGTCAGATCGGTAACGACTGCGTTGATATCGAGCTGGATATCAAACACATTGCCAACACCGTACTGATTGGACGTGAACGCAATCCTGCCGGCGCCGATTTCAACCGACAAATCATCGGCAATCGTGACAGTGGTCGCTTGCGCGGTGCCGGTATTCGTCACCGTGATCGTGTATTCGACGATCGCGCCGGGAACGGCCAATGGATTGGTCGTGCCGTTGAACGGATCCGAGATTACAGTGGACGCTTTGACAATCGTCAGCACCGCCGCCTGCACCAGGAATGCATCCCGGTCGGAAGCCTGACCATCCACAGCACCGTCATCGGTCGAGGTGACCGCGGGGAAGTCGTCGGCAAACACCACATCGACCGATCCGGGCGTATCCGCACCGACAGTCTCCGCCGTCAGCGCATCCAGTACCCCCGAGGTCGAATCATGCGTCGTCGCCTGCAGCGAAACACCGATCACCGCGCCATTGACGGCGCCAACGGGAATATCCGCAACCACCCAGACGGTGCGCGTTTCATCGGCAGCCATCGCGTTGAGGAAGGTCACGACCACGTCAGCACCATCGAATGTGTTGCTGCCATCGTCCAGGTATATGGTGATGGTGGTTGCGTCACTGGTTGCGCTGTCGCTGTCGGTCAGCGCTGCGCTGAACGGCACGGAAGCACCGTCACCCAGGTTGACCGCTGCCAGGGCATAGTCTTGCTCCGTATTGCCTTCGTTGGTCACCGTAAACCCCAGTATCTGCGGGTCGACAAAACCGGCGACCAGCTGGCCGGGAACGACCACTGCCGCGCTGTCGCTGATTTCGGCAACCAGCACGTCGACCATGTTGTCCACGACAAAAACCGCGGGCGCGCTGGTGACCGGCGTTTGCGCGACGCCGCCACTGGAAAAGTTGACCGTGGCGTCGTTGGAGATCGACGTCCCCGAAGGCGTACCGACCGCGAAGGTCGTCTGGGCAAACATCAGACCCAGCAGACCGACAAGCACGCCAAGGCGCGTTATCTTTGCTTGAGTTTTCATTTCTTTCTCCTCGTTTCATAACCCTTGCGGGCGCATACAGGTATAAAAACCGGCGCACGAATACCTGCACTCCGTGCACCATCCCCCGTTCAAAAATGAAATTTTCTAAATCTTTCTTGTTATTTTTTAGCTACCGCCAGCACCGGCTTCTTGCCGGCAGCGGCGGTTAGCTTGTTGTTCACTGCAGCCGCGTGCGAAAACGGGCAAAACCCTGCGCACCCGGTTGTAGTTCGTTCCTCAGTATCCAGCGTATATCCGTATAGTCGGATGCCTGCGCCGGCCGCTGGCTGCCATCT
Protein-coding regions in this window:
- a CDS encoding DUF11 domain-containing protein; this translates as MKTQAKITRLGVLVGLLGLMFAQTTFAVGTPSGTSISNDATVNFSSGGVAQTPVTSAPAVFVVDNMVDVLVAEISDSAAVVVPGQLVAGFVDPQILGFTVTNEGNTEQDYALAAVNLGDGASVPFSAALTDSDSATSDATTITIYLDDGSNTFDGADVVVTFLNAMAADETRTVWVVADIPVGAVNGAVIGVSLQATTHDSTSGVLDALTAETVGADTPGSVDVVFADDFPAVTSTDDGAVDGQASDRDAFLVQAAVLTIVKASTVISDPFNGTTNPLAVPGAIVEYTITVTNTGTAQATTVTIADDLSVEIGAGRIAFTSNQYGVGNVFDIQLDINAVVTDLTEEADADQGVFAANIVTVNAVTLNPADVATVSFRVTIQ